A portion of the Citrobacter rodentium NBRC 105723 = DSM 16636 genome contains these proteins:
- the ppiB gene encoding peptidylprolyl isomerase B → MVTFHTNHGDIVIKTFDDKAPETVKNFLDYCREGFYNNTIFHRVINGFMIQGGGFEPGMKQKATKEAIKNEANNGLKNTRGTLAMARTQAPHSATAQFFINVVDNDFLNFSGESMQGWGYCVFAEVVEGMDVVDKIKGVATGRSGMHQDVPKEDVIIENVTVSE, encoded by the coding sequence ATGGTTACTTTCCACACTAATCACGGCGATATCGTAATCAAAACTTTTGATGATAAAGCGCCTGAAACGGTTAAAAACTTCCTGGACTACTGCCGCGAAGGTTTTTACAACAACACCATTTTCCACCGTGTGATTAACGGCTTTATGATTCAGGGCGGCGGTTTCGAACCTGGCATGAAGCAGAAAGCGACGAAAGAAGCGATCAAAAACGAAGCGAATAACGGTCTGAAAAACACCCGTGGCACGCTGGCAATGGCGCGTACTCAGGCTCCACACTCGGCAACCGCGCAGTTCTTCATTAACGTTGTCGACAACGACTTCCTGAACTTCTCCGGCGAAAGCATGCAAGGCTGGGGCTACTGCGTATTCGCTGAAGTGGTTGAAGGCATGGACGTGGTAGACAAAATCAAAGGCGTCGCCACCGGCCGCAGCGGTATGCATCAGGACGTACCGAAAGAAGACGTGATCATCGAAAACGTGACCGTCAGCGAGTAA
- a CDS encoding TetR/AcrR family transcriptional regulator: MARPKSEDKKQALLEAATAAVAQSGLAASTAAIARSAGVAEGTLFRYFATKDELINELYLHLKQSLCQSMIANLDRSLTDAKALTFYIWRSYIRWGLDHTAGHRAIRQLAVSEKISKETEQKADDMFPELRDLCHRSVLPIFMSDEYRAFGDALFLTLAETTMEFATREPARASEFISLGFEAMWRALTREES; encoded by the coding sequence GTGGCTCGTCCGAAAAGTGAAGACAAAAAACAGGCATTACTGGAGGCAGCAACCGCAGCAGTTGCGCAATCCGGGCTCGCGGCCTCTACCGCCGCGATCGCCCGCAGCGCAGGCGTGGCGGAAGGGACATTGTTTCGCTATTTCGCCACCAAAGACGAGTTAATCAACGAACTTTATCTCCATCTTAAACAGAGTTTGTGCCAGTCGATGATCGCTAATCTCGATCGTTCCCTCACCGACGCCAAAGCGCTGACCTTTTATATCTGGCGCAGCTATATCCGCTGGGGATTGGATCATACCGCGGGCCACCGCGCGATTCGCCAGCTGGCCGTAAGCGAGAAAATCAGCAAAGAAACCGAACAAAAAGCTGACGATATGTTTCCTGAACTGCGCGATCTCTGTCATCGTTCGGTATTGCCGATCTTTATGTCCGATGAGTATCGCGCGTTTGGCGATGCGCTGTTTTTAACCCTGGCGGAAACCACCATGGAATTCGCCACCCGCGAACCGGCCCGCGCCAGCGAATTTATCTCTCTGGGCTTTGAAGCCATGTGGCGCGCCCTCACCCGTGAGGAATCGTAA
- the purE gene encoding 5-(carboxyamino)imidazole ribonucleotide mutase, translating to MSSRNNPARVAIVMGSKSDWATMQFAAEIFDILNVPHHTEVVSAHRTPDKLFSFAESAEENGYQVIIAGAGGAAHLPGMIAAKTLVPVLGVPVQSAALSGVDSLYSIVQMPRGIPVGTLAIGKAGAANAALLAAQILATHDKELHQRLSAWRKAQTDEVLENPDPRGGA from the coding sequence ATGTCTTCCCGCAATAACCCGGCGCGTGTCGCCATCGTGATGGGGTCCAAAAGCGACTGGGCTACCATGCAGTTCGCCGCCGAAATCTTCGACATACTGAACGTCCCGCACCACACAGAGGTGGTCTCCGCGCATCGCACGCCTGATAAGCTGTTCAGCTTCGCCGAAAGTGCGGAAGAAAACGGCTATCAAGTGATTATCGCCGGTGCCGGCGGCGCGGCGCATCTTCCGGGTATGATTGCAGCGAAAACGCTGGTGCCGGTGCTGGGCGTACCGGTACAAAGCGCGGCGCTGAGCGGCGTCGACAGTCTTTACTCCATCGTGCAGATGCCGCGCGGTATTCCGGTCGGAACGCTGGCGATTGGTAAAGCGGGTGCGGCGAACGCGGCGCTGCTGGCAGCGCAAATTCTGGCGACCCACGACAAAGAGCTGCATCAGCGGCTGAGCGCCTGGCGTAAAGCGCAAACGGATGAGGTGCTTGAGAACCCGGATCCGCGAGGTGGCGCATGA
- a CDS encoding mechanosensitive ion channel family protein, with amino-acid sequence MQELITQVEELAGIEMNPTTSLVMIFGIIFLTAVIVHIILHWVVLRTFEKRAIASSRLWLQIITQNKLFHRLAFTLQGIIVNIQAALWLQKGSDAAEILTTCAQLWIMMYALLSLFSLLDVILNLSQKLPAASQLPLKGIFQGIKLIGAIIVGILMISLLIGQSPAILISGLGAMAAVLMLVFKDPILGLVAGIQLSANDMLKLGDWLEMPKYGADGAVIDIGLTTVKVRNWDNTITTIPTWSLVSDSFKNWSGMSASGGRRIKRSISIDATSIHFLDEDEKARLYKAHLLKPYLDSRHQEIDEWNQQLNVPESVLNHRRMTNIGTFRAYLNEYLRNHPRIRKDMTLMVRQLAPDDHGLPLEIYAFTNTVVWLEYESIQADIFDHIFAVVEEFGLRIHQSPTGNDIRSLSSAFAK; translated from the coding sequence ATGCAGGAGTTAATTACGCAAGTCGAAGAACTTGCGGGCATTGAAATGAATCCCACCACCTCGCTGGTGATGATTTTCGGTATTATCTTTCTTACCGCCGTTATCGTGCATATTATTCTGCACTGGGTGGTATTACGCACATTCGAAAAACGCGCCATCGCCAGTTCCCGCCTGTGGCTGCAAATTATTACGCAAAATAAGTTATTTCACCGTCTGGCGTTTACCCTGCAGGGGATTATCGTCAATATTCAGGCGGCGCTGTGGCTGCAGAAAGGCAGCGACGCCGCAGAAATATTAACGACCTGCGCTCAGCTATGGATCATGATGTATGCCCTGCTGTCGCTGTTCTCTTTGCTGGATGTGATTTTAAATCTGTCGCAGAAATTACCGGCGGCGTCGCAGCTTCCGCTGAAAGGGATTTTTCAGGGCATTAAGCTGATCGGCGCGATCATCGTCGGCATTCTGATGATCTCATTATTAATCGGCCAGTCTCCCGCTATTTTGATTAGCGGCCTCGGCGCAATGGCCGCCGTCCTGATGCTGGTGTTTAAAGATCCGATACTGGGACTGGTTGCCGGCATTCAGCTTTCCGCCAACGATATGCTCAAGCTGGGCGACTGGCTGGAGATGCCGAAATACGGCGCCGACGGCGCGGTGATCGACATCGGGCTGACCACCGTCAAGGTGCGTAACTGGGATAACACCATTACTACCATCCCCACCTGGTCGCTGGTGTCAGACTCCTTTAAAAACTGGAGCGGTATGTCGGCTTCCGGCGGTCGGCGAATTAAGCGCAGCATCAGCATTGACGCCACCAGCATTCATTTTCTTGATGAGGATGAAAAAGCGCGGCTGTATAAAGCCCACCTGTTGAAACCCTATTTAGACAGTCGGCATCAGGAAATCGATGAATGGAATCAGCAGCTCAACGTGCCGGAGTCGGTATTAAACCACCGGCGGATGACCAATATCGGCACCTTCCGCGCCTATCTGAATGAGTATTTACGCAACCATCCGCGCATTCGGAAAGACATGACCTTAATGGTGCGCCAGCTGGCGCCGGACGATCATGGTCTGCCTCTCGAAATTTATGCCTTTACCAATACCGTGGTCTGGCTGGAATATGAAAGTATTCAGGCCGATATTTTCGACCATATTTTCGCGGTGGTGGAAGAGTTTGGTTTACGCATTCATCAGTCGCCTACCGGCAACGACATTCGCTCGCTCTCCAGCGCCTTCGCAAAATAA
- a CDS encoding bactofilin family protein: MHYNLLWLIWGLWLYLIIHYGVGDQHFYLTIKSRWKVIAVIILSCGLIYAVYFISSSTGVRTMFKRKEQNNTFADSQADISIASSLNPSQVSYLGDDVELTVKATPQNHPEPSVAVIPETCIIKGELNSTSDIHVNGRIDGIIRSEKTVHILKSGHVEGDVIAYAIAVDGVLNGNCIGGEVSINAQGMVNGQVKSDSLAIHKNGRFYGNSLPRSDEEAQKNEFISAMDAVKENTIDLASFYKE, translated from the coding sequence ATGCATTATAACCTCCTGTGGCTTATTTGGGGGCTTTGGCTATACCTCATCATTCATTATGGCGTGGGTGACCAACATTTTTATCTCACGATAAAGTCGCGCTGGAAGGTTATTGCCGTAATTATTTTAAGCTGTGGTTTAATTTACGCTGTTTATTTTATTTCATCATCGACGGGGGTCAGAACCATGTTCAAACGCAAAGAGCAAAACAATACTTTTGCTGACAGTCAGGCAGACATCAGCATAGCCTCATCTCTTAACCCTTCACAGGTTTCTTATCTTGGCGACGACGTGGAATTGACGGTTAAAGCGACGCCGCAAAACCATCCCGAACCCTCGGTCGCGGTTATCCCTGAAACCTGTATTATTAAGGGTGAGCTCAACTCAACCAGCGATATTCACGTTAATGGACGCATTGATGGCATTATCCGCTCAGAAAAAACCGTTCATATACTGAAGAGCGGTCACGTTGAAGGCGATGTTATTGCCTATGCTATCGCCGTGGACGGAGTGCTGAATGGTAATTGTATCGGCGGTGAAGTCAGTATTAATGCGCAGGGTATGGTAAACGGACAGGTAAAAAGTGATTCGCTGGCGATCCATAAAAATGGACGTTTCTATGGCAACTCTTTACCGCGTAGCGATGAAGAGGCGCAAAAAAATGAATTTATTAGCGCTATGGATGCGGTCAAAGAAAATACGATTGATCTGGCGAGTTTTTATAAAGAATAA
- the folD gene encoding bifunctional methylenetetrahydrofolate dehydrogenase/methenyltetrahydrofolate cyclohydrolase FolD: MAAKIIDGKTIAQQVRSEVAQKVQARVAAGLRAPGLAVVLVGSNPASQIYVASKRKACDEVGFVSRSYDLPETTSEAELLELIDTLNADNTIDGILVQLPLPAGIDNVKVLERIDPDKDVDGFHPYNVGRLCQRAPRLRPCTPRGIVTLLERYNIDLYGLNAVVIGASNIVGRPMSMELLLAGCTTTVTHRFTKNLRHHVENADLLVVAVGKPGFIPGEWIKEGAIVVDVGINRLENGKVVGDVVFEDAAARASYITPVPGGVGPMTVATLIENTLQACVEYHDPQDK, translated from the coding sequence ATGGCAGCAAAGATTATTGACGGTAAAACGATTGCGCAGCAGGTGCGCTCTGAGGTTGCTCAAAAAGTTCAGGCGCGCGTGGCGGCCGGACTGCGGGCGCCCGGGCTGGCGGTTGTGCTGGTTGGCAGCAACCCGGCCTCACAGATTTATGTCGCGAGCAAGCGCAAAGCCTGCGACGAAGTGGGATTCGTCTCCCGCTCGTATGACCTGCCGGAGACCACCAGCGAGGCGGAACTGCTTGAGCTGATTGATACGCTGAACGCCGATAACACTATCGACGGTATCCTGGTGCAGCTGCCGCTTCCGGCCGGCATTGATAACGTCAAAGTGCTGGAGCGTATCGATCCGGATAAGGATGTGGATGGCTTCCATCCGTATAACGTGGGCCGTCTGTGTCAGCGCGCGCCGCGCCTGCGCCCCTGCACCCCGCGCGGTATCGTCACCCTGCTTGAGCGCTATAACATCGACCTGTACGGCCTGAATGCGGTAGTGATTGGCGCCTCCAATATCGTAGGCCGCCCGATGAGCATGGAGCTGCTGCTGGCCGGTTGCACCACCACCGTTACCCACCGCTTTACCAAAAACCTGCGCCACCACGTCGAGAACGCCGATCTGCTGGTCGTCGCGGTCGGCAAACCGGGCTTTATTCCCGGCGAGTGGATTAAGGAAGGCGCTATTGTGGTTGATGTCGGCATCAACCGTCTGGAAAATGGCAAAGTGGTTGGCGATGTGGTCTTTGAAGACGCCGCCGCGCGCGCATCGTACATTACCCCGGTACCGGGCGGCGTGGGGCCGATGACCGTCGCCACCCTTATCGAAAACACGTTACAGGCGTGTGTTGAATATCACGATCCTCAGGACAAATAA
- the purK gene encoding 5-(carboxyamino)imidazole ribonucleotide synthase: MKQVCVLGNGQLGRMLRQAGEPLGIAVWPVGLDAEPAAVPFRQSVITAEIERWPETALTRELAQHPAFVNRDVFPIIADRLTQKQLFDKLSLATAPWQLLADSSEWPAIFARLGELAIVKRRVGGYDGRGQWRLRAADTDPLPADCYGECIIEQGINFSAEVSLVGARAFDGSTVFYPLTHNLHQEGILRTSVAFPQANAKQQAQAESMLSAIMHELNYVGVMAMECFVTPEGLLINELAPRVHNSGHWTQNGASISQFELHLRAITGLPLPPPVVNSPSVMVNLIGSDLNYDWLKLPLVHLHWYDKEVRPGRKVGHLNLTDSDTARLSATLEALAPLLPPEYASGIAWAQSQLQ; encoded by the coding sequence ATGAAACAGGTTTGCGTACTGGGCAACGGACAGCTGGGGCGGATGCTGCGCCAGGCTGGCGAACCGCTGGGCATTGCCGTCTGGCCGGTCGGGCTGGACGCGGAGCCTGCCGCGGTGCCGTTCCGGCAAAGCGTCATTACCGCTGAAATTGAACGCTGGCCGGAAACGGCGCTGACCCGCGAACTGGCGCAGCACCCGGCTTTCGTTAACCGCGACGTGTTCCCGATTATTGCCGATCGTCTGACGCAAAAACAGCTGTTCGATAAGCTCAGCCTGGCGACCGCGCCGTGGCAGCTGCTGGCGGACAGCAGTGAATGGCCTGCGATATTTGCGCGGCTGGGCGAACTGGCGATCGTTAAACGTCGCGTCGGCGGCTACGATGGCCGCGGCCAGTGGCGTCTGCGCGCCGCTGATACCGACCCGCTTCCGGCGGACTGCTATGGCGAGTGTATCATTGAGCAGGGCATTAATTTCTCTGCGGAGGTGTCGCTGGTAGGCGCGCGCGCCTTTGACGGCAGCACGGTGTTCTACCCGCTGACGCATAATCTGCATCAGGAAGGCATACTGCGCACCAGCGTTGCCTTCCCGCAGGCTAATGCAAAGCAGCAGGCGCAGGCGGAATCAATGCTGTCGGCGATTATGCATGAGCTGAATTACGTCGGCGTGATGGCGATGGAGTGCTTTGTCACCCCGGAAGGGCTGCTTATCAACGAACTGGCGCCGCGCGTACACAACAGCGGCCACTGGACGCAGAACGGCGCCAGCATCAGCCAGTTTGAACTGCATCTGCGGGCGATTACCGGCCTGCCGCTGCCGCCCCCGGTCGTCAACAGCCCGTCGGTGATGGTGAATCTGATTGGCAGCGATCTCAACTACGACTGGCTGAAGCTGCCGCTGGTGCATCTGCACTGGTACGACAAAGAGGTGCGTCCGGGCCGTAAAGTAGGTCACCTGAACCTGACCGACAGCGACACCGCGCGTCTGAGCGCGACGCTGGAAGCTCTCGCCCCGCTGCTACCGCCGGAATACGCCAGCGGTATCGCCTGGGCGCAAAGCCAGCTGCAATAA
- the nfsB gene encoding oxygen-insensitive NAD(P)H nitroreductase, with the protein MDIVSVALKRHSTKAFDPSKKLTAEEAEKIKTLLQYSPSSTNSQPWHFIIASTEEGKARVAKSAAGGYAFNERKMLDASHVVVFCAKTAMDDAWLQRVVDQEEADGRFANAEAKAANHKGRTFFADMHRKDLKDDAHWMAKQVYLNVGNFLLGVAALGLDAVPIEGFDAAILDAEFGLKEKGYTSVVVVPVGHHSVEDFNATLPKSRLPLATTLTEV; encoded by the coding sequence ATGGATATTGTATCAGTTGCCTTAAAACGTCATTCCACCAAGGCATTCGACCCCAGTAAAAAATTAACCGCTGAAGAAGCAGAGAAAATCAAAACGCTGTTGCAGTACAGTCCGTCGAGCACCAACTCGCAGCCGTGGCACTTTATTATCGCCAGCACGGAAGAAGGGAAAGCGCGGGTAGCGAAATCCGCCGCCGGCGGCTATGCGTTCAACGAGCGCAAAATGCTCGACGCCTCGCATGTGGTGGTGTTCTGCGCCAAAACGGCAATGGACGACGCATGGCTGCAACGCGTGGTCGATCAGGAAGAGGCCGATGGCCGCTTCGCGAACGCGGAAGCAAAAGCCGCCAACCACAAAGGCCGCACCTTCTTCGCCGATATGCACCGTAAAGATCTGAAAGACGATGCGCACTGGATGGCGAAACAGGTTTATCTCAACGTCGGTAATTTCCTGCTCGGCGTCGCCGCGCTGGGTCTGGATGCCGTGCCGATCGAAGGCTTTGACGCGGCGATTCTCGACGCAGAATTTGGTCTTAAAGAAAAAGGCTACACCAGCGTGGTGGTCGTGCCGGTCGGGCATCACAGCGTGGAGGATTTCAACGCGACGCTGCCGAAATCGCGCCTGCCGTTAGCCACCACCCTTACGGAAGTATAA
- a CDS encoding DnaJ family molecular chaperone: protein MNKIIKRLEIIKSAIELEDQEIIQQQLGHLKQEADDPVIQAIVEAIEARRFSDAMRDLAAWLQNQHALTGWQDPAIAAGKLELKTLESQLRELIDTRNTRIQILDEFNDQYHLRLGPLMSRILALRKQLAASARRKQEAERRRREKDYLACQQYISLAVDRLAQLKLEWMAINASSREAVEVRQRIQQQTELIADLLAEIRGLENNFCHHDDSAARQAQEEATHKYEEYQEQQQDALQRFARDRRLSADERSELKRLWRQASRLCHPDVVADEQKEKAHQMMVQLNLARQNADLAAIRSLLSQLQSGLEPMMASDTLNNLAHLQKKIGQLRRQIAALLDEIAQLEAENAWRLATSAADKEAWFAEQERALSEIRDTLEVQVKHAEQELLAG from the coding sequence ATGAATAAGATCATTAAACGACTCGAAATCATCAAAAGCGCCATCGAACTGGAAGATCAGGAGATCATTCAGCAACAGCTTGGACATCTGAAGCAGGAAGCCGACGATCCGGTGATTCAGGCCATCGTCGAGGCGATTGAGGCGCGTCGTTTCAGCGATGCCATGCGCGACCTTGCCGCCTGGCTGCAAAATCAGCACGCCTTGACTGGCTGGCAGGATCCGGCGATTGCCGCCGGTAAACTGGAGCTGAAGACGCTGGAGAGTCAGCTACGCGAACTGATTGACACCCGTAATACCCGTATTCAAATCCTCGATGAATTTAACGACCAGTATCATCTGCGGCTTGGTCCGTTGATGAGCCGGATTCTGGCATTACGGAAACAGCTGGCGGCCAGCGCCCGGCGTAAGCAGGAAGCGGAGCGTCGGCGTCGCGAGAAAGATTATCTCGCCTGTCAGCAGTATATTTCGCTGGCGGTCGATCGGCTAGCACAGCTCAAATTAGAGTGGATGGCGATAAACGCCTCTTCCCGTGAGGCCGTCGAGGTGCGCCAGCGTATTCAACAGCAAACGGAGCTGATCGCCGATCTGCTCGCTGAGATCCGCGGGCTGGAAAATAACTTTTGCCACCATGATGACAGCGCCGCCCGGCAGGCGCAGGAAGAGGCGACCCATAAGTATGAGGAGTATCAGGAGCAACAGCAGGACGCTCTGCAACGTTTCGCCCGCGATCGGCGGCTTTCCGCTGACGAGCGCAGTGAACTTAAGCGTCTGTGGCGTCAGGCCAGCCGCCTGTGTCACCCGGACGTCGTGGCTGACGAACAGAAAGAGAAAGCGCACCAGATGATGGTACAGCTCAATCTGGCGCGGCAAAATGCCGATCTGGCCGCTATCCGTTCCCTGCTTTCGCAATTACAAAGCGGGCTGGAACCGATGATGGCCAGCGACACGCTGAACAATCTGGCGCATTTGCAGAAAAAGATAGGCCAGTTGCGCAGGCAAATTGCGGCGCTGCTGGATGAGATAGCGCAACTGGAAGCGGAAAACGCCTGGCGTCTGGCCACGTCGGCTGCGGATAAAGAGGCCTGGTTCGCCGAACAGGAGCGCGCGCTGTCAGAGATCCGCGATACGCTGGAAGTGCAGGTAAAGCACGCCGAGCAGGAGTTGCTCGCAGGCTAG
- the lpxH gene encoding UDP-2,3-diacylglucosamine diphosphatase has product MATLFIADLHLCAEEPAIVAGFLRFLADDARQADALYILGDLFEAWIGDDDTPPLHRQIAAAISALVDAGVPCFFIHGNRDFLLGKRFARESGMTLLPEEKVLTLYGRQILIMHGDTLCTDDRGYQAFRAKVHQRWLQTLFLSLPLFLRKRVAAKMRAGSKAANSSKSLAIMDVNQRAVVAVMEKHQVQWLIHGHTHRPAVHELTANGQPAFRVVLGAWHSEGSMVKVTPEAVELIPFPF; this is encoded by the coding sequence GTGGCGACACTGTTTATCGCAGATCTTCATCTCTGCGCGGAAGAACCGGCGATCGTCGCCGGTTTTCTGCGTTTTTTAGCCGATGATGCTCGTCAGGCCGACGCGCTGTACATTCTCGGCGATCTGTTTGAAGCCTGGATCGGCGATGACGATACTCCCCCCCTGCACCGGCAAATCGCCGCGGCGATTAGCGCACTGGTTGACGCAGGCGTTCCCTGCTTTTTTATTCACGGCAACCGCGATTTTCTGCTCGGTAAACGCTTCGCACGCGAAAGCGGCATGACTCTGCTGCCGGAGGAGAAAGTGCTCACGCTGTATGGTCGCCAGATACTGATTATGCACGGCGATACCCTGTGCACCGACGATCGCGGCTATCAGGCGTTTCGGGCAAAAGTTCACCAGCGCTGGCTACAAACCCTGTTTCTCTCCCTGCCGCTGTTTCTCCGTAAGCGGGTAGCCGCAAAAATGCGTGCGGGCAGCAAGGCCGCCAACAGCAGTAAATCGCTGGCGATCATGGACGTTAACCAACGTGCAGTTGTCGCGGTCATGGAAAAACATCAGGTTCAGTGGCTGATCCACGGTCATACCCATCGCCCGGCGGTCCATGAACTTACCGCGAACGGCCAGCCCGCATTCCGCGTGGTGCTGGGCGCCTGGCACAGCGAAGGCTCAATGGTTAAAGTCACGCCGGAAGCGGTTGAGCTGATCCCCTTCCCGTTTTAA
- the ybcJ gene encoding ribosome-associated protein YbcJ, with amino-acid sequence MATFSLGKHPHVELCDLLKLEGWSESGAQAKIAIAEGQVKVDGTVETRKRCKIVAGQTVSYAGQSVNVVA; translated from the coding sequence ATGGCGACATTTTCTTTAGGCAAGCATCCTCACGTTGAGCTGTGTGATTTGCTAAAACTGGAAGGCTGGAGTGAAAGCGGCGCCCAGGCGAAAATTGCCATTGCCGAAGGACAGGTAAAGGTTGATGGCACGGTGGAAACCCGCAAGCGCTGTAAGATTGTTGCCGGGCAAACCGTCAGCTATGCCGGGCAGAGCGTAAACGTCGTCGCCTGA
- the cysS gene encoding cysteine--tRNA ligase, with amino-acid sequence MLKIFNTLTRQKEEFKPIHAGEVGMYVCGITVYDLCHIGHGRTFVAFDVVARYLRFLGYKLKYVRNITDIDDKIIKRANENGESFVALVDRMIAEMHKDFDALNILRPDMEPRATHHIAEIIEITEQLIAKGHAYVADNGDVMFDVPTDPSYGQLSRQDLDQLQAGARVDVVDVKRNPMDFVLWKMSKEGEPSWPSPWGAGRPGWHIECSAMNCKQLGNHFDIHGGGSDLMFPHHENEIAQSTCAHDGEYVNYWMHSGMVMVDREKMSKSLGNFFTVRDVLKYYDAETVRYFLMSGHYRSQLNYSEENLKQARSALERLYTALRGTDKTVAPAGGEAFEARFIDAMNDDFNTPEAYSVLFDMAREVNRLKNEDMAAANAMASHLRKISAVLGLLEQEPEAFLQSGAQADDGEVAQIEALIQQRLDARKAKDWAAADAARDRLNEMGIVLEDGPQGTTWRRK; translated from the coding sequence ATGTTAAAAATTTTTAATACACTGACGCGCCAAAAAGAGGAATTCAAACCTATTCATGCCGGGGAAGTCGGCATGTACGTGTGTGGCATTACCGTTTACGATCTCTGTCACATTGGTCACGGACGCACCTTTGTCGCGTTTGATGTGGTGGCGCGCTACCTGCGTTTTCTCGGCTATAAGCTGAAGTACGTGCGTAACATTACCGATATTGATGACAAAATCATCAAACGTGCGAATGAAAATGGCGAAAGCTTTGTGGCCCTGGTGGATCGTATGATCGCCGAAATGCACAAAGATTTTGATGCGCTGAATATTCTGCGCCCGGACATGGAGCCGCGCGCCACGCACCATATCGCCGAAATTATTGAAATTACTGAGCAACTGATTGCCAAAGGCCACGCCTACGTGGCGGACAACGGCGACGTGATGTTCGACGTGCCGACCGACCCGAGCTATGGACAGCTGTCCCGTCAGGATCTGGACCAGTTGCAGGCCGGCGCGCGCGTGGATGTGGTTGACGTCAAGCGCAACCCGATGGACTTTGTCCTGTGGAAGATGTCCAAAGAGGGCGAGCCGAGCTGGCCATCGCCGTGGGGCGCGGGACGCCCTGGCTGGCACATAGAATGTTCCGCAATGAACTGCAAACAGCTGGGTAACCACTTTGATATTCACGGCGGCGGTTCCGACCTGATGTTCCCGCACCATGAAAACGAAATTGCGCAGTCTACCTGCGCCCATGACGGCGAGTACGTGAACTACTGGATGCACTCCGGCATGGTGATGGTGGATCGCGAGAAGATGTCGAAATCGCTGGGTAACTTCTTTACCGTGCGCGACGTGCTGAAATATTACGATGCGGAAACCGTGCGCTACTTCCTGATGTCCGGCCACTATCGCAGCCAGCTGAACTACAGCGAAGAGAACCTTAAGCAGGCGCGTTCGGCGCTGGAGCGTCTGTACACCGCGCTGCGTGGGACGGATAAAACCGTCGCCCCTGCCGGTGGCGAAGCCTTTGAAGCGCGTTTTATCGACGCGATGAACGACGACTTCAATACTCCGGAAGCCTACTCGGTGCTGTTTGATATGGCGCGTGAAGTGAATCGTCTGAAAAATGAAGATATGGCGGCCGCCAATGCGATGGCGTCACATCTGCGGAAAATTTCTGCTGTGCTCGGTCTGCTGGAGCAGGAGCCGGAGGCGTTCCTGCAAAGCGGGGCCCAGGCGGATGACGGCGAAGTTGCTCAAATCGAAGCTTTAATTCAACAGCGTCTGGACGCCCGTAAAGCCAAAGACTGGGCGGCGGCGGATGCGGCGCGTGACCGTCTCAACGAGATGGGCATCGTGCTGGAAGATGGCCCGCAGGGAACCACCTGGCGGCGTAAGTAA
- a CDS encoding MmcQ/YjbR family DNA-binding protein, with product MDEKTLYAAASRLALAFPFTEHCWPFGPEYDVFKVGGKIFMIATTVNNRSVINLKSDPQKSLLNQQIYPSITPGYHMNKKHWISVAPGDDINASLLEELVNDSWNLVVDGLAKRDQKRIRPG from the coding sequence ATGGATGAAAAAACACTGTATGCCGCCGCGAGCCGTCTGGCGCTGGCATTCCCTTTTACGGAGCACTGCTGGCCGTTTGGTCCTGAATATGACGTGTTTAAGGTCGGCGGCAAAATCTTTATGATCGCCACCACAGTGAACAATCGCAGCGTTATCAACCTGAAATCCGATCCGCAAAAATCGCTGCTCAACCAGCAGATTTACCCGAGCATCACTCCCGGCTACCACATGAACAAAAAGCACTGGATCTCCGTGGCGCCCGGCGATGATATCAACGCGTCGTTGCTGGAAGAGCTGGTGAACGATTCATGGAATCTGGTGGTGGATGGGCTGGCAAAACGTGACCAGAAACGGATCCGCCCCGGCTGA